GGCGACAATGGCACCTCATTCCACGGCTGCAGCCGAGCAGTTGACCGGCACGGCGCCGATTGAGCTGATCGGCCTGACGCACGATTATGGCAGCCGGCTTGCACTCGATCATCTGAGCTTTCGCGTGAATCGCGGAGAGATCTTTGGCCTGCTGGGCCCGAATGGCAGCGGCAAGACGACGCTGTTCCGCATTCTCTCGACACTGATGGTGCCCTCCAGCGGCACGGCGCGCATTCTGGGCTTTGACGCCGCCAGGGAGCCGAATCGCGTGCGCGAGAAGATCGGCATCGTTTTTCAGGCGCGCAGCGTGGACATCAAGCTGACGGTGGGCGAAAACCTGAAGCACCAGGGCCATCTGTACGGGCTGAGCGGCGCGCGGCTCAAGAAGCGCATTCATGAAGTGCTGGAGCGTGTGGCGCTGCTGGACCGCATCAACGACAACGTGGAAGAGCTCTCAGGCGGCATGCAGCGGCGCGTGGAGCTGGCCAAGGGGCTGATTCATTCGCCCGAGGTACTGCTGCTCGATGAGCCCTCGACGGGGCTGGACCCCGGCGCGCGCCGCGACCTGTGGCTCTATCTGCGGATGCTGCGCGATGAGGAAGGCGTCTCGGTTCTGGTGACGACGCACCTGATGGAAGAGGCCGAGCACTGCGACCGGCTGGCGATTCTGAGCACGGGGCAACTGGTGGCGCTGGGCGCACCATTTGATTTGAAGAGCGAGATTGGCGGCGACATGGTCACCTTTGAAGCCGCGTCTCCGGCTCAGGCCGCGGAGCTGGCGGCGCGCATGCGCGAGCGCTTTCTGGTGGATCCGACGGTGCTGGGCACCTCGGTGCGCCTGGAGCGCGAAGAAGGCCATCGCTTTGTGACGCAGGTGGTCGAGGCGTTTCCCGGATTTGTGGAGAGCATCTCGGTCGCCAAGCCGAGCCTCGAAGACGTATTTATTCAACGCACGGGTCACCGCTTCTGGACAGAAGCGCAGAGCGAGTAAAGGAGCACACCATGGCAACGATGACGACGACGATGACCGAAACCAGGCAGAGCAGCACGCCGGGCATCTGGACGCCAGCCTACACGCTATGGCTGCGCGAGATTGTGCGCTTTTACCGCCAGCGGGCGCGTGTGGTGGGTGTGATTGCCTCGCCGCTGCTCTTCTGGCTGGTGCTGGGGTCGGGCTTTGCGCGCAGCTTTCATGCCACCGGCTCTTCGGAGCACTATCTTGCCTACTTCTTCCCCGGCTCGATTGCGATGATTGTGCTGTTCACGGCGATCTTCAGCATGATGTCGCTGATTCAGGACCGCAACGAGGGCTTTCTGCTCTCGGTGATGGCCGCGCCGGTGAGCCGGTCATCGATTGTGCTGGGCAAGGTGCTGGGCGGCGCCACGCTGGCGGCGATTCAGGGCATTGTCTTTCTGGTCTTCACGCCCATGATCGGCGTGCATGCCACGATGGCCGGCATTGGCTACAGCATTCTGCTGATTGTGC
The DNA window shown above is from Acidobacterium capsulatum ATCC 51196 and carries:
- a CDS encoding ABC transporter ATP-binding protein, translating into MATMAPHSTAAAEQLTGTAPIELIGLTHDYGSRLALDHLSFRVNRGEIFGLLGPNGSGKTTLFRILSTLMVPSSGTARILGFDAAREPNRVREKIGIVFQARSVDIKLTVGENLKHQGHLYGLSGARLKKRIHEVLERVALLDRINDNVEELSGGMQRRVELAKGLIHSPEVLLLDEPSTGLDPGARRDLWLYLRMLRDEEGVSVLVTTHLMEEAEHCDRLAILSTGQLVALGAPFDLKSEIGGDMVTFEAASPAQAAELAARMRERFLVDPTVLGTSVRLEREEGHRFVTQVVEAFPGFVESISVAKPSLEDVFIQRTGHRFWTEAQSE
- a CDS encoding ABC transporter permease; translation: MATMTTTMTETRQSSTPGIWTPAYTLWLREIVRFYRQRARVVGVIASPLLFWLVLGSGFARSFHATGSSEHYLAYFFPGSIAMIVLFTAIFSMMSLIQDRNEGFLLSVMAAPVSRSSIVLGKVLGGATLAAIQGIVFLVFTPMIGVHATMAGIGYSILLIVLISFELTAIGFAIAWPMDSPQAFHAIVNLILLPMWMLSGALFPVNDASGWLRWIMEANPLTYGVVGLQQALLGQSKAPLNLDTNLALTAIFCVVFFAISWAIVNRRTHKPAA